Genomic DNA from Haloplanus sp. HW8-1:
GACTGCACCACTAGATCTTCCGGGTAGACCGGTCGTGACCAGTGACGGAGACGTCAGTATCGCCCGCAAAGTCGTCTGGTCGACGGATGCACGCGAGACGCTCGCGTTCGGGGTAGCCGGAGGCACAGGAGTTACGTGGCAATTCCCGGGTCTGGCGAGTTCCGGCGCTGCGGCGTTCTCCTCACTCGCGACGGATGGTGAGCGGATGTTCATCTGTGAAGGACACGAGCAACAGGAACTCTTCGTCGTCTATGCATTACGTGCCTCGACCGGCGGGATCGAATGGATCGTCCGAGACTCGCTCTCTGACCGAAACGTTGCAACAGCGTCCCCGGCAGAATTCAGACTCTGCCACCCCGTCGTCGCCGGCGACACCCTGGTCGTCGGGTACGGAATCGCTCCGGATCAAGAAACCGGCCAAGGAGAACTGATTGCACTCTCGACGAGTGACGGGCGCGAGCGCTGGCGAACCGATCTTTCGATTGCTCCCAGGGATGTTGCCGTTACTGTCGATCGTATCTACGTCGGCGGCCAGCAGAGAGGGATCCTCGCCTTCGCTAGGGACTGACCACCTTCCAGCGGTTAACTTCGGATTATTTGAGTTACTGGTCTCGCGTCCCCAGAGCACATAGCCGAGACCGATGTCGCTCAGCGAGACGCCGGCACCGACTCCGGCTCCGACCAGGAACTCCTCGTCCTCGTCTTCGGACGAACTCCGGCCGTACCTCTTTTGGAGGTCACCTTTGCTCTGAACGGAACTACCTCGTGGAGCATAATCTTGGCCACGTCGTCATTATCGGTGTCTCCTTGACTGCGATCAGTTTCTTCTGAGGCAGGTATCCGACAGGAGCCACCTTCAGCGCCGACGTTCGAATTTTCGTTCGCCAGCGCGTACAGTCGCCCCGAATTATCACCGATGTAGATGACGCTGTCGACGACTACGGGCGGTGTGTTGACCCGATCTTCGAGCTGGTGACTCCAATACATCTCGCCGGAGGCGGCGTCGGTACTGAACACGTTCCCCGCATCGCTTCCGATGACGACACTCTGGTCGTCGGAGCCGACGACGGTGGGTGGTTGGCTGAGTCTTTGTCCCCCATCGAATCGCCACTGCTCTTCTCCCGTGTCCCGATTGAGGGCGTACAGGTTTCCATCGGTCGCGGCCACGTACACGGTAGAGTTAGCAGCGCCCCTCGTTTACTTTAAATCACTCAGTGTCGAAACGGCAGTCCAACAAGTGCGCGTGTGTCTCAAACTAGTGATTGTAGCGTCCCGCGATTTTTTGGGTTGAACGAACTTCGGAATAGTATGAGGCGTCGTACGTGTCTCTATCTGTGCGCTGGATCCTCACGAGTGGGTGTCTCGGCCAGACAGACCAGCCGACGACGAAAATTGCCTGGATACACCTCGAGAATAACCGCGACGAAGCCCGTCACGTCACTGTCGTTATCGAGCGAAACGACGAGGAGGTGTTCAGAGCGACCACCCAACTCGGTACCAGCGTTGAGCAATCAACGCGCAGGATAGACGACCCCGTGAAAGGAGCGGGACACTACACGGTTTATTTCGACATCGGCGACCAAGTGGTTCACCTTCGCCCCTCGGAATATGCAGACGTAACCGACCCCTGTGTCGGTATTCAGTACGCGTTTCGTGATCAAGAGACGACGGGATTCGAACTCAAACCCATCGGTGAGTGTTAAGTCTCCCCTCGGTCCGTGACGTCGAGTCCAGGCAAGTCTCGTGGCCGACTCGCGTGCTGTATTCGGCTTCGCCTTGACAGATTATCAGTGGTTGGGGATTCCAATAGAACCGATGGAACGTAAATCGATAGACTACGACGAATGTTATAATCATCCAACCTTTGATAGGAGGATCACCCACAATATCGACTATGCAGATAGAATTCGATGGAACCACTGCTCACAATCGGCTACGAGCAATCTATCGCTACCTGTTCGCCCTGTTTTGGTGGGTATACAGCGGTTGCTCGTGGGTAGCGGGGCAGACCAGAAACATGACTCGGGAGGTGCGACGCTGGGCTGGCTCAGTAACGAGTACTCTGTCTGACTCTTTCAGCGCTGCTCTCGGGGCCGAGAGAACGAGACGTGTGCTGGAACGCGTGACGAATGGTCTCATCGGGATTCGCAGGGAGATCTCGGTCGTGGCCTTCCTGAGTGCACCGTTCCTCGCCTTTGAAACCGAGTGGTGGGTCGTGACCAACTCCAGTTACCGCCATATCGAGTCGATGGCAGTCGGTACGTGGACGGGAGCGAATCCGGAACCGCTCGTCTTCGTAGGTGTTGCCACAATCGTTGCTGTTGCTACTCTGTTCACGGTCTTCAATTCAGGATTGATCCCAGCCACCGTCCTCGCGATGGCACCGACGTTCGGTATCGGATTCGCGCGCTATGGACTCTCGACCGAGTACTATGGCACAGTCGGAATCCCCGATGCGACAGCCATCGGTCTGATGACTGCTGTAGTGGTCGGTCTCCCACTGGGGGTGACGGGTTTCTTGATTGGTACCGTACTTCGACGAATCAGGGGACACTTCGAGGATCAGTCGGGAGCTGGCGAGGCGTCGATGCAGGCCTAGCCCTGAACAGGAAACCGATACACGTCGGAGAATTGCGGAAGACGTAACGAACGCTTCTGCTCACCAGCGTGGATACCAGGCCGCCTGTCCCGGCGTGTGGTGGTGCCACAGGTCATCGTCAAGCAGCCCCGACTTTCGCCACCTGAAGCGTCCATTTACGGTGTAACTGAACTGTTCTTCGACGGTGTCGGTGGTGATGACGGCACGCTGGCACGCCGTGAAGGACTGACGGGCAGCATCACTCTCGGGTGTGACTGCCTGTTCGACGACTCCATCGGAGCGCTTCGAGCGGTCGTCGATGTGGAGAGCGTCCACCGGCACGCCGCCGACTCCAAGGGTAGCAGATTCGACCTGTCCGTCAGCATGGGTGACGAGTCTGATCTGGTCGCTTCGATAGTTGCTTGCGTGTCTGGCTGTCGGGCTTGCGAAAATCGTCCCGGTGATATCGACGACGTAGCCGGCACCGCCGGCGTGTTTCGTTGCGCGAACGCGATACCAGCGATCGAACCCGCCGACGTCGTTCACGCCGCGGATGCGCGAGATGCTGACCGGCTGTGTGTCCTCCGTGAATCGTTCTGAGTGCTCCGAACCGTTCTGCCGAAGCGTGCATTCCGGTCCAGTAGTCAGGAGAGCGTCGTCAAGTGCCCAGAGCAGGTCGTCCGGGACGTCGACACCGACGAACAGGTGGGTGTCGATACGGTCGCCGCTCGGGGTGGCAGCGACGACGGACGTTTCCGGACCCCAACTGTTGCGGGCGAAGCCGTACGAACGGCCATCGGCCGCGCATGCCTCCATCAGGGCTGCCTGTGCGTCGGCTCCAACGACCGCCGTGGCAATCTCAGCCTGAAGAGAGTCGGTGATGGAATCAACGCTCGCATCGGCCGGATAGACCGCAACGTCGGCATTCGATGGGTCGGAGGTTCTGTCGAGGCTCTCGGCTCGTGACAGGGTGACTCCTTCAGCGGCGAATACCGTGTGGTTTCCGAGCTCGGATGGAGTGTTCCCATTCGTCGATGAGCCGTCTATCCATCCAGAACAGCCAGCAGACGTGCCAGCAGCTCCGACTGCCATAGTCGCGAGGAGGGCGCGACGCGATAGCGGGGGCATTCGACTGCGAAAGTCGAGTAGACGACACGAAAGCGTTCGGGTTTCCGAGTAGGCCCCGTCTCGAGGTGCCACTCCTATATCGGCAATCGTCGTTTTTCTTCGATACCGAGACGGATCTGGTACTCGAGCGTTTCCCAGTCGTCACCCCTCGAATACCGTGAGTCTCGTCCATCGAACTTCTCCACGATGTAGTGCGTCCCCGCGCTTGGAAGGTCGTCGCCGCGAAGTTCATATCGTCTGCTGATACTCTCACCGGGATCGAGCGGTCGGGTTATCGGCGTCCCATTCAACGACATCGACGACCCGCCACGGTCGACTTCTACGTGAGTGGATGCCTCGTACGATGGGGAGTACAGCGTCGTCTTCCACGTGTCTTCGCCGGGGGTCGGCGACGGAGCGAGTGCGAGGACGCCGAATGGCCAGACGCCGTAGCTCCGGATTCGAATCGGGTCGTCGGCCGTGTTCTCCAGCGTAAGGATGAGTGCGGCCGGATGTTCGATCGTCGCGTCAGCGACCGCGATGCGTACTGACAGCGAGAGCGAGTCTAGAGGCGTCTCCGTAGCCGTGTTGGTGATTCGATATTCGGTATCACCGAGACACCCGGAGAGACCAGCGATGGACAGCGTACTTGCCGTCAAGAACGTTCGGCGCTTCATCGCGGCTCACCCCCGTCGTCGACACGGGCGTCGGTGAGTTCGACGAACACGTCTTCCATCGTCGCGTCCTCGGGAGATGCAGTCCGATTTCGGAGTTCGTCGAGCGTTCCCTCGGCAACGAACTTCCCCTCGTGGAGGACACCGATCCGGTCACAGACCAGTTCGACCTGCCCGAGAACGTGACTGGAAAAGAACACCGTTGCACCACGCTGGGTCTCCTCGTGGACGATTTCCCGCACTCGCCGGACGCCGTGTGGGTCGAGGCCGCTGAACGGTTCGTCCAAGATGAGTAGTTCGGGGTCACCGACGAGCGCCATCGCGAGCGCCAACCGTTGCTCCATTCCACTGGAGAACTCACCCGCATCGTCGTCGACGGCATCTCCGAGTCCCACGCGTTCGAGGAGTGCTGCTGGATCGTCGTCGACGCGTTTCGTCTCTGCGACGAACGCGATATGCTGACGGGCGGATCGGTCCTCGTAGAGACCAAATCGATCCGGAAGCACCCCGATTCGGTCGTGAACCTCGACGATGTCACGTCGTGGATTGCGACCGAGGACGCGAACCGTTCCTGAAGTCGGTCGCAGATAATCGAGCAACAGTCCGATCGTCGTCGATTTGCCAGCACCGTTCGGGCCGAGAAATCCGTACGTTTCGCCGCGCTCGACTGTCAGGTCAAGGCTATCGACGGCGCGAACGTCGCCGTACTCCTTAGTCACCGCGTTAGCTTCGATTGCGGGCCCTGACGAACTCATACTGCGTCACCTCTGGTGAAGACACGGCGAGCGAGAGCTACCGGCACCACCACCCAGACGAGGAGGACGACCGAACTCAGTGCGGGATGGAGGTACCATGGACCGCCGCCGTCGAATGCTGCCTCAACGACGAAGGCGTTCACAGAGACACCTGGAGCGAGTTTGGTGTAGACGATGTGGAACAGTTCCGTCGAGTTGCCGACGTCGAGAAACCAGTTCGTCAGGACGTTATACGCGCCATCGGGGGTCAGTCTGAGCGCGAGAAAGAGCGGCCCACTCGCCGGCGCATCGTATGGGTCGACCGGAATGCCGGTGACGGCCGTATAGAGCGACGTGACGATCTGACTCCAGAACAGCGTCACGAGAAAATACGCGAATACCCCTGTCGCGGCGGTCACGGTTCGTCGGGTGACCGTCGAGACGAACACGCCGACGGCGACCATCGCGCTGGCGAGTAACAGTGTTGCGACGAGCGTTCCGAGGAAGGGAAGCAGACCGAACGTGCCGTGTTCGACGAGGCCGATTCCGGCGAGAACGAGCGTTGCCGCGACGATCGCCGTCCCGATGCCCACGAACCGCCCAGTCGTCTTCCCGAAGAGGATCTGCGTCCGCGTCAGCGGCAATCCGAGGAGGAATTTGATACTACCAGTGGTTCGTTCACCGATGAGTGACTGATACGATAGGAGGAGGGCACCGATCGGGAGGAACAGGTCGACGCCGATCTGGATGTATCCGATGGTGATATTTCGTCCGACCGCATCCCACCCGGCGTAGGTCGGTCGGAACCCCCAAAGGACGACGAAGAGAGCGAGTATCCACGCTCCCTTGGAGGTGAGGACTGTCCGGTATTCGCTGCGTGCAAGCGGGGACCACCGCATGGCTGGAGAGACAGCAAGCCGTCACAAAAGCTCTGCTCTTGTACGCTCAGTGTCTGCTTTCGGCCCCGTCTTCGCGCGGGACCGCTGCCCCACCCATCACGACAACGTCCAATTCATTTTTACGCCGTCCGTTGGGCTACCCAGTATGCAGAGACGTGCCCTCCTCGCGTCACTACCGACCGTTCTCGCGGGCTGTTCGGTCGCGCCTGCGGGTCCCTCGACGACGGCGTACCCCGCAAGTCAACCGAACATCTTCGTTTCGTTCAATTGGGACAGTGATCGCTCGGAACTGACCGTTCGATTCGAGCGGGGGAATCAGCTGACAGCAGCGAATACCGCGCTCCTCGTGGTGCGAACGGAGGCCGATACACTCCACCGAACGGTCTGGGTCGCGAGCGACGAGGTGTCCGATCGTGGCGACCCTGTCGATACCTTCCCCATTTCGCCGGGAGCGAGGGTGATTCACGAGATGCCAGAACCAGCCGCTGCACGCCTCGTGTGGGTCGCTCCGGACGGCAATCGCTCACGGGCGGTCGCCCAGTGGACCCCGCCGACCCAGTCGGCGACGCCCACATCCAGTTCAACCGACTCGACGACAGTCCCGCGGACGGGGAACACGGAATGAACCGACGGCAGTTTGTGACCGCTTTTGGGGGAACGGCAGCACTGGCGACGGGCTACGTCAGTGCCCGGATCGGCGACATCCGTCCATATTCCCCCGAGCGACCGACGGGAGAGACGCCACGCGAGCGCATCATCGCTGCGGCCACCCACCGATTTGCGGTCGACCACCGGGCACTCACTAGTATCGAAATCCGACGGGATTGGACTGACCAGGCACCCTACGAGTTGGGTCGCCACCAGCAGTGGCACGAACACTCTCGACGTCGGCATCTGCACGCGCTCACCACCTTCGACGCACCACTGCTGGCGAGCGTGACACCTGAACGGGCGCCCGGCCTAGAGTACCTCTCTCCGCATGGAACGCTGCCAGCCCTCTTGCACTACAACCGTGCGTTCGGTGCTGACTCGCTGCCGCTGACCTACGTGATGTACGTCACGGATGGGACGATACTGTACGATTTCGACGCACCGACGCCGAGTGGGGGCACAGCTGCAGGGGACATCCAGGTCACAGACCAGACTGGCCGGAGTGGCGTCGGAGTCAATCACGACAGCTCTGATCCGCTACTGCAAGAGTATATTCGCCCCCACCGGGCCACGTGGGAGCGTGTGCGTGAGAACGAAGCGACGGTCACGTTCCGTATTACTGCCCCCGATGCGTACGCCCAGGTGGTTCCACTGGCACTCACCGCCGTTACGGGATTTGTAGGCCCGTTCATTGAGGTCACGCTCGATCGTGATACGGGTCGCCTTCGAAAGGTGGTCGATCATCGAGACGTCTTCGTCGACGTCTGGCCTGACGAAGCGAGAGGGTCACCACAGACCCATGCTTCACAGGACACTAACTCTGCAGAAAAACGGCTAACCTATCGAATCGAAACCGTGTTCGACCAGTATGGTACTGCGAGTGCTCCTCGCCCTTCCGGTGAATTCGATGTTGCTCTCGAAACGAAAGTGAAGGGATTCCTGTCCGATCTCCTGCGATACTAGCCTCTGCGATCCTATTGAGTGGACTGTCGAATCTTGCCCCTCAATCGCTCGCTTGTGAGGCCTCCTGCCGTGCCGGCGTGACGGAGATTCCGGCGGATTCGGTCACGTATGCGGTCACGAGTACGAACAAGATGATCGAAGCGTACTCGATAATCCCCACGAGGAGGTGTAGGTTCGACGGGATCTGAATCGTCAGGAGGAACGGTGGCTGGTTCATCGTCGCGTGGAAGAGGGCGACGAGCCAGAGATTCCTCGTCACTGCGTACACAAGCCCGTAGGCGAGGCCCGCAAGGGTCAGCCCGAGGAGATGACCGGCCAGTGCGGGGCCGATTCCGTGATTCGACATGAGAAACCACCTTGGTAAATGAAAGAAGGCAAACAGGACTGCTCCGACCGCGACGCCGATAGCGACCGCACGTCGGACATTTCCCTCCGTGAGTGCGACTGCTTTTGACTGGAGATATGCGCGAAACACGAGTTCCTCTGGAATGGCAGTGAAGACGAGGGAGCTACCGAGTGCTGCCAGATACGGCAAGGGGTGGGCAACAACCCTTGACGAGGCGATGTCGAATCCGGCGACTCCGGAGAGGGCGAGACCGTAC
This window encodes:
- a CDS encoding PQQ-binding-like beta-propeller repeat protein → MTATARDASVVLYAYDATDGAKRWRQQIEFSRERRYPQFGGLVNGTVYLTDTRTDVVAVDVSDGTVRWRVNLHERLGETVPDRFLTGSGRSADWFSLLPMATPDTVYIQSSYGIHGLNPEDGSEQWRIYLGNRNGDSHVLEDLGGLAVRANRVWASYGGPTPAVFTIEMFDGSPSIDRATAPLDLPGRPVVTSDGDVSIARKVVWSTDARETLAFGVAGGTGVTWQFPGLASSGAAAFSSLATDGERMFICEGHEQQELFVVYALRASTGGIEWIVRDSLSDRNVATASPAEFRLCHPVVAGDTLVVGYGIAPDQETGQGELIALSTSDGRERWRTDLSIAPRDVAVTVDRIYVGGQQRGILAFARD
- a CDS encoding ABC transporter ATP-binding protein, producing MSSSGPAIEANAVTKEYGDVRAVDSLDLTVERGETYGFLGPNGAGKSTTIGLLLDYLRPTSGTVRVLGRNPRRDIVEVHDRIGVLPDRFGLYEDRSARQHIAFVAETKRVDDDPAALLERVGLGDAVDDDAGEFSSGMEQRLALAMALVGDPELLILDEPFSGLDPHGVRRVREIVHEETQRGATVFFSSHVLGQVELVCDRIGVLHEGKFVAEGTLDELRNRTASPEDATMEDVFVELTDARVDDGGEPR
- a CDS encoding ABC transporter permease is translated as MRWSPLARSEYRTVLTSKGAWILALFVVLWGFRPTYAGWDAVGRNITIGYIQIGVDLFLPIGALLLSYQSLIGERTTGSIKFLLGLPLTRTQILFGKTTGRFVGIGTAIVAATLVLAGIGLVEHGTFGLLPFLGTLVATLLLASAMVAVGVFVSTVTRRTVTAATGVFAYFLVTLFWSQIVTSLYTAVTGIPVDPYDAPASGPLFLALRLTPDGAYNVLTNWFLDVGNSTELFHIVYTKLAPGVSVNAFVVEAAFDGGGPWYLHPALSSVVLLVWVVVPVALARRVFTRGDAV
- a CDS encoding CPBP family intramembrane glutamic endopeptidase, translated to MSDSPVFESGHLVPIVTYLLILIVLSGVTLISTGESPSPILGMAWGMFLILVGLAALTVEGVSPRSLLPPTRSLVPVLGVLITFWALYNLVAYGLALSGVAGFDIASSRVVAHPLPYLAALGSSLVFTAIPEELVFRAYLQSKAVALTEGNVRRAVAIGVAVGAVLFAFFHLPRWFLMSNHGIGPALAGHLLGLTLAGLAYGLVYAVTRNLWLVALFHATMNQPPFLLTIQIPSNLHLLVGIIEYASIILFVLVTAYVTESAGISVTPARQEASQASD